A single window of Luteipulveratus halotolerans DNA harbors:
- a CDS encoding DUF7455 domain-containing protein: MTTALAPTLTLADRCDRCGAQAFIRARLTGGSELLFCAHHGREHLDKLRAIAEEVVDESDRLHETPEAAPQEV, translated from the coding sequence ATGACGACCGCTCTTGCCCCCACCCTGACTTTGGCGGACCGCTGCGATCGTTGCGGCGCTCAGGCCTTCATCCGCGCGCGCCTCACCGGCGGCAGCGAGCTGCTGTTCTGCGCCCACCACGGGCGCGAGCACCTCGACAAGCTCCGCGCCATCGCCGAGGAGGTCGTCGACGAGAGCGACCGCCTGCACGAGACGCCCGAGGCCGCACCGCAGGAGGTCTGA
- a CDS encoding DNA gyrase/topoisomerase IV subunit B: MAITTTTRPADYSARHLQVLEGLEAVRKRPGMYIGSTDTRGLMHCLWEIIDNAVDEALADRGDHVTVVLHADGSVSVADRGAGIPVDIEPRTGLTGVEVVFTKLHAGGKFGGGSYTASGGLHGVGASVVNALSARLDVEVDRAGKTYAMSFRRGEPGVFHDPKDGPSPDAEFEPFTAGSELRVIGKAKRGVTGTRIRYWSDHQIFLKDAGFDYDGLITRARQTSFLIPGLTLVIRDERGLPGTPGEDGPHEEVFQHDGGISEFAEFLAADPALTDVWRLEGEGTFTETVPVLDSKGHMTPTEVERTCGVDIALRWGNGYDTHVRSFVNIIATPKGGTHQTGFDQALMKVFRKQLEVNARRLKVGNDKVEKDDILAGLTAVVTVRLAEPQFEGQTKEVLGTSAVRQIVSKVVESQLTARLTSTKRDDKAQSAQLLEKVVAEMKSRISARQHKETQRRKTALESSSLPGKLKDCRSSDTDRTELFIVEGDSALGTAKDARRSDFQALLPIRGKILNVQKASVGDMLKNAECAAIIQVIGAGSGRSFDLDMARYGKVILMTDADVDGAHIRTLLLTLFFRYMRPLVEAGRVYAAVPPLHRIQTTASGRAKGETIYTYSEQEMRRTVAGLQKKGRTIKQPMQRYKGLGEMDAHQLAETTMDPRHRTLRRVTMADAEAAEHVFGLLMGSDVAPRRDFIVSSAGDLDRERIDV; the protein is encoded by the coding sequence GTGGCCATCACCACCACGACCCGTCCGGCCGACTACAGCGCTCGTCACCTTCAGGTCCTGGAGGGCCTGGAGGCGGTCCGCAAGCGACCGGGCATGTACATCGGCTCGACGGACACCCGTGGGCTGATGCACTGCCTCTGGGAGATCATCGACAACGCGGTCGACGAGGCGCTGGCCGACCGCGGCGACCACGTGACCGTGGTCCTGCACGCGGACGGCTCGGTCTCGGTCGCCGACCGTGGTGCCGGCATCCCCGTCGACATCGAGCCTCGTACGGGCCTCACCGGTGTCGAGGTCGTGTTCACCAAGCTGCACGCCGGCGGCAAGTTCGGCGGCGGGTCCTACACCGCCTCCGGTGGTCTGCACGGTGTGGGCGCCTCGGTGGTCAACGCGCTGTCGGCCCGTCTGGACGTCGAGGTCGACCGTGCCGGCAAGACCTACGCGATGAGCTTCCGTCGCGGTGAGCCGGGCGTCTTCCACGACCCGAAGGACGGCCCGAGCCCCGACGCGGAGTTCGAGCCGTTCACCGCCGGGAGCGAGCTGCGGGTCATCGGCAAGGCCAAGCGCGGTGTCACCGGCACGCGCATCCGCTACTGGTCGGACCACCAGATCTTCCTCAAGGACGCGGGCTTCGACTACGACGGGCTCATCACCCGGGCGCGGCAGACGTCGTTCCTGATCCCCGGGCTCACTCTGGTGATCCGCGACGAGCGCGGCCTGCCCGGCACGCCGGGGGAGGACGGTCCGCACGAGGAGGTCTTCCAGCACGACGGCGGCATCAGCGAGTTCGCCGAGTTCCTCGCCGCCGACCCGGCGCTGACCGACGTGTGGCGCCTGGAGGGTGAGGGCACGTTCACCGAGACCGTGCCGGTGCTGGACTCCAAGGGCCACATGACCCCGACCGAGGTCGAGCGCACCTGCGGCGTGGACATCGCCCTGCGCTGGGGCAACGGCTACGACACGCACGTGCGCTCGTTCGTCAACATCATCGCCACGCCCAAGGGCGGCACCCACCAGACCGGGTTCGACCAGGCGCTGATGAAGGTGTTCCGCAAGCAGCTCGAGGTCAATGCCCGGCGGCTGAAGGTCGGCAACGACAAGGTCGAGAAGGACGACATCCTCGCCGGGCTCACTGCGGTCGTGACCGTGCGGCTCGCCGAGCCCCAGTTCGAGGGCCAGACCAAGGAGGTCCTCGGCACCTCGGCCGTGCGCCAGATCGTGTCCAAGGTCGTCGAGTCGCAGCTGACCGCGCGCCTGACCTCGACCAAGCGTGACGACAAGGCGCAGTCGGCCCAGCTGCTGGAGAAGGTCGTCGCCGAGATGAAGTCGCGCATCTCCGCGCGCCAGCACAAGGAGACCCAGCGCCGCAAGACCGCGCTGGAGTCGTCCTCGCTGCCGGGCAAGCTCAAGGACTGCCGCAGCTCAGACACCGACCGCACCGAGCTGTTCATCGTCGAGGGCGACAGCGCGCTCGGCACCGCCAAGGACGCCCGCAGGTCCGACTTCCAGGCGCTGCTGCCGATCCGGGGCAAGATCCTCAACGTCCAGAAGGCCTCGGTCGGCGACATGCTCAAGAACGCCGAGTGCGCCGCGATCATCCAGGTCATCGGCGCGGGCTCGGGGCGTTCGTTCGACCTGGACATGGCCCGCTACGGCAAGGTCATCCTGATGACCGACGCCGACGTCGACGGCGCCCACATCCGCACCCTGCTGCTCACGCTGTTCTTCCGCTACATGCGTCCGCTGGTCGAGGCCGGCCGGGTGTACGCCGCGGTGCCGCCGCTGCACCGCATCCAGACGACCGCCAGCGGCCGGGCCAAGGGCGAGACGATCTACACCTACTCCGAGCAGGAGATGCGCCGCACGGTCGCGGGGCTGCAGAAGAAGGGCCGCACGATCAAGCAGCCGATGCAGCGCTACAAGGGTCTGGGTGAGATGGACGCCCACCAGCTGGCCGAGACCACCATGGACCCCCGCCACCGCACGCTGCGCCGCGTCACGATGGCCGACGC